A window from Pleuronectes platessa chromosome 6, fPlePla1.1, whole genome shotgun sequence encodes these proteins:
- the kcna2b gene encoding potassium voltage-gated channel subfamily A member 2b: MTVATSDPSDEAAAHPGGPHDHYDPEPDHDCCERVVINISGLRFETQLKTLSQFPETLLGDPKKRMRYFDPLRNEYFFDRNRPSFDAILYYYQSGGRLRRPVNVTLDIFSEEIRFYELGEEAMEIFREDEGFIKEEERPLPENEFQRQVWLLFEYPESSGPARIIAIISVMVILISIVSFCLETLPVFRNEDEDMYKYPSQSMDNTTYIYTGSSYFTDPFFIVETLCIIWFSFEFLVRFFACPSKAGFFGNIMNIIDIVAIIPYFITLGTELAERPEDGQAGSQAMSLAILRVIRLVRVFRIFKLSRHSKGLQILGQTLKASMRELGLLIFFLFIGVILFSSAVYFAEADEPQSQFSSIPEAFWWAVVSMTTVGYGDMVPTTIGGKIVGSLCAIAGVLTIALPVPVIVSNFNYFYHRETEGEEQAQYLNTPSVPKESSADDLKKSGRSGSGSTLSKSDYVEIQEAVNHSTEDFRPEGMKTGNCTLANTNYVNITKMRTDV; this comes from the coding sequence ATGACGGTTGCGACCAGTGACCCCTCGGATGAAGCAGCAGCGCACCCGGGCGGGCCTCACGACCACTATGACCCTGAGCCGGACCACGATTGCTGCGAGAGAGTTGTCATCAACATCTCTGGCTTGCGCTTCGAGACGCAGCTCAAGACCCTCTCACAGTTTCCAGAGACGCTACTGGGTGATCCCAAAAAACGGATGAGGTATTTTGATCCTCTCCGGAACGAGTACTTTTTTGACCGCAATCGACCAAGTTTTGACGCCATTCTGTATTATTACCAATCAGGAGGGAGGCTGCGCCGGCCCGTTAATGTCACCTTGGACATTTTTTCTGAGGAGATCCGGTTTTATGAGTTAGGCGAGGAGGCGATGGAAATCTTCAGAGAGGATGAAGGTTTCATAAAGGAAGAGGAGCGACCTCTGCCAGAGAATGAGTTTCAGAGACAAGTGTGGCTGCTGTTCGAGTATCCAGAGAGCTCAGGTCCTGCTCGCATCATTGCCATAATCTCCGTCATGGTGATTCTGATCTCCATTGTCAGCTTCTGCCTAGAGACACTGCCAGTTTTCCGAAATGAGGATGAGGACATGTACAAATATCCATCCCAGTCCATGGACAATACCACCTACATCTATACTGGCTCTTCATATTTCACAGATCCCTTCTTCATTGTGGAGACCCTTTGCATCATCTGGTTCTCTTTTGAGTTCCTCGTCAGGTTCTTTGCCTGTCCCAGTAAAGCTGGGTTTTTTGGCAACATCATGAACATCATCGACATTGTGGCAATCATCCCGTACTTCATCACACTTGGCACGGAGCTAGCAGAGAGGCCAGAGGACGGCCAGGCCGGTTCGCAGGCCATGTCTCTCGCTATTCTCCGTGTCATCCGTCTAGTCAGGGTGTTTCGTATCTTCAAACTCTCACGTCACTCCAAGGGGCTCCAGATCTTGGGACAGACTCTGAAGGCCAGTATGCGTGAGCTTGGCCTCCTCATCTTTTTCCTGTTTATCGGTGTGATCCTCTTCTCCAGCGCCGTCTACTTTGCAGAGGCAGACGAGCCACAATCCCAGTTCAGCAGCATCCCTGAGGCCTTTTGGTGGGCCGTGGTCTCCATGACCACTGTAGGCTATGGAGACATGGTGCCAACAACCATCGGAGGAAAAATCGTCGGGTCTCTCTGCGCAATCGCAGGTGTGCTGACTATTGCCCTGCCTGTACCTGTCATCGTGTCAAACTTCAACTACTTCTAccacagagagacggagggcGAGGAGCAGGCACAGTATTTGAATACGCCGAGCGTGCCTAAAGAAAGCTCAGCTGACGATCTGAAGAAGAGTGGTCGGAGCGGCAGTGGGTCCACTCTGAGCAAATCTGATTACGTGGAGATCCAGGAGGCTGTGAACCACAGCACCGAGGACTTCAGACCCGAGGGCatgaaaacaggaaattgcacactTGCCAACACGAACTATGTAAACATCACTAAGATGCGTACCGATGTATAA